A genome region from Pseudomonadota bacterium includes the following:
- a CDS encoding PAS domain S-box protein — protein MASIHDDTASRKKVEEALVASQLQLSDAMDLAHIVCWEVDIATGDFIFNDPFYTLYATTAEREGGYRMAREEYGKRFVHQDDMWRFAEASEKHRQIKENEFLNDMEHRIIRRDGEVRYILARIRVIKDAEGRVIRYYGANQDITERKRTEEALKASEEKYRKIFEGATEGICQTTPEGRCLSMNPAFAKMFGFASPEEMIDSVSNMGQHLYVNPEDREKMVRMLIEHDKVKGYEVEVYRKDRSRFWISINIHTVRDTAGNILYFEGTNTDITTRKKAEEAIANEREKLKTLSDNAPFGMVLINKDGRFTYINTKFTDLFGFDPSDIPDGRTWFRMAYPDIEYRHTVISTWVEDLGDARPGERKPRVFTITCKDGTQKIANLITSILVSGDYLMICEDITEKRNLESQLRQAQKMESLGTLAGGIARDFNNILTALMGYAALIQIKMEKSNPLKTYADQIISASKKAADLTHSLLAFSRQQPTNLVPLDINSTIKTTKKLLKRLLTEDIELHTSLTNDDTTVMADKSQIDQILFNLVTNARDAMPKGGTIAIETFIADIDNRFIRFHGIREPGRYVLINVSDTGIGMDEVTREKIFDPFFTTKEVGKGTGLGLATVYGIVKQHNGYITLESTPNMGTTFHIYIPVVMKKADPEEGKTTAITMGDETVLIVEDNKEARCFIREALQYSGYKTIEAVDGEDGIYKFKQNLNVDLVILDLVMPKKNGREAYEEIHKINPHIKVLFTSGHTKEVVLDKGIEDKEFDFIAKPLSLNEFLQKVREVLDR, from the coding sequence ATGGCATCAATACACGATGATACCGCCTCCCGCAAGAAGGTAGAAGAAGCCCTGGTCGCCAGCCAACTTCAACTATCGGATGCAATGGACCTTGCTCACATCGTTTGCTGGGAAGTCGATATTGCAACGGGAGATTTTATCTTTAATGATCCTTTCTATACCCTTTACGCAACTACTGCTGAACGTGAAGGGGGATACCGGATGGCAAGAGAGGAGTATGGAAAAAGATTTGTGCATCAGGACGATATGTGGCGCTTTGCCGAGGCATCGGAAAAACACAGACAGATCAAAGAGAATGAGTTCCTTAACGATATGGAACACCGTATAATACGCAGAGACGGCGAAGTTCGTTATATCCTGGCCCGTATACGTGTCATTAAAGATGCCGAGGGCCGTGTAATCAGATACTACGGGGCAAACCAGGACATCACTGAACGCAAGCGGACAGAGGAGGCGCTGAAGGCCAGCGAGGAGAAATACCGGAAGATTTTTGAAGGAGCCACCGAGGGCATCTGCCAGACGACCCCCGAGGGCAGGTGTCTTAGCATGAATCCGGCTTTTGCAAAAATGTTCGGCTTTGCATCACCGGAAGAGATGATCGATTCCGTCAGCAATATGGGCCAGCATCTCTATGTGAACCCGGAAGACCGTGAAAAGATGGTGCGCATGCTCATTGAACACGACAAGGTCAAAGGGTATGAGGTGGAGGTGTATCGCAAGGACAGAAGCCGGTTCTGGATATCCATCAACATCCATACGGTTCGTGATACTGCAGGAAATATTCTGTACTTCGAAGGCACGAACACGGACATTACCACGCGCAAAAAAGCCGAAGAAGCAATCGCCAATGAGAGAGAAAAACTAAAAACTCTTTCGGACAATGCCCCTTTCGGGATGGTTCTCATTAATAAGGATGGTCGTTTTACGTATATTAACACCAAGTTCACAGACCTGTTCGGGTTTGATCCGTCTGATATCCCCGATGGCAGAACATGGTTTAGAATGGCCTATCCAGATATTGAATACAGACATACAGTCATCTCAACCTGGGTAGAAGATTTAGGGGATGCCAGACCAGGTGAACGGAAACCGAGGGTTTTTACCATTACATGTAAGGATGGAACTCAAAAGATAGCAAACCTTATCACTTCGATACTTGTTTCTGGTGATTATCTGATGATATGCGAAGACATCACCGAAAAAAGAAACCTCGAATCCCAGCTTCGCCAGGCCCAGAAAATGGAATCCCTTGGTACTCTCGCAGGAGGTATAGCCCGTGATTTCAATAATATTCTCACGGCCCTTATGGGATATGCCGCCCTCATACAGATAAAGATGGAAAAGTCGAACCCCTTAAAAACATACGCGGATCAGATAATCTCCGCTTCCAAGAAGGCAGCCGATCTTACACATAGTCTTTTGGCTTTCAGCAGACAACAACCCACTAATCTTGTTCCTCTTGATATAAACAGCACAATAAAAACTACAAAGAAACTTCTCAAGAGGCTGCTTACCGAGGATATTGAGCTGCACACATCACTCACAAATGATGATACGACCGTAATGGCAGATAAGTCACAAATAGATCAGATCCTTTTCAACCTTGTTACCAATGCAAGGGATGCCATGCCGAAAGGAGGAACGATAGCCATAGAGACATTTATTGCTGATATAGACAACAGGTTCATCAGGTTTCACGGGATCAGAGAGCCGGGAAGGTATGTGCTGATAAACGTCTCCGACACAGGAATAGGAATGGATGAAGTCACACGTGAGAAGATCTTCGATCCCTTCTTTACCACAAAGGAGGTCGGGAAAGGAACCGGGCTTGGCCTTGCTACCGTCTATGGCATTGTTAAACAGCATAACGGATACATCACTTTAGAGAGCACACCAAATATGGGTACTACCTTTCATATCTATATCCCTGTAGTAATGAAGAAGGCCGATCCGGAAGAAGGTAAGACAACCGCCATCACGATGGGAGATGAAACAGTCCTTATCGTCGAAGACAATAAAGAGGCAAGATGTTTTATACGGGAAGCACTTCAGTACTCCGGTTATAAGACCATAGAAGCGGTAGACGGTGAAGATGGGATATATAAATTTAAGCAGAACCTTAACGTAGACCTCGTCATCCTTGACCTGGTAATGCCGAAAAAGAACGGACGTGAAGCCTACGAGGAGATACACAAAATAAACCCTCATATCAAAGTACTCTTTACCAGCGGCCATACCAAAGAAGTTGTCCTCGACAAAGGAATTGAGGACAAAGAATTTGACTTCATTGCCAAGCCGCTATCACTCAACGAGTTTCTTCAGAAGGTCCGCGAGGTCCTTGACAGGTAG
- a CDS encoding glycosyltransferase family 2 protein yields MTAKTEFPLVSIIIPTYNYADFLPKAIQSCLDQSYKNVEVLVIDDGSTDNTKNIAESYGSRIVYIRQENSGVSSARNKGLEQAAGDFIAFLDADDYLTENAIKIRLNAFLKKPSAGAVITETYSQKGNSMLCKPWVKTDIMSDKFYEDLLMGRFPFGTCAALIRSNIAKQFIFPSGISNGEDVVYFLKIFFSAPVYYLKEPTAVTLWHGDSLRHNIEELKRQGVSLAQAIFDDPFYGAAIEHLRKDFTANRHLELFRKLYLNNEKKIARGHYRKAISLKPDRILKIDYLIKFIKACF; encoded by the coding sequence ATGACGGCAAAAACTGAATTCCCTTTGGTTTCTATTATCATACCAACTTACAATTATGCTGATTTTTTACCTAAGGCCATACAATCATGTCTTGATCAATCCTATAAAAACGTTGAAGTTCTCGTTATCGATGACGGCTCAACGGATAACACCAAAAATATTGCAGAGAGTTATGGCAGCAGGATTGTTTATATCCGGCAGGAAAATTCAGGAGTGTCTTCTGCCAGAAACAAGGGACTGGAACAGGCTGCCGGCGATTTTATTGCTTTTCTCGATGCAGACGACTACCTTACGGAAAATGCAATTAAAATAAGGCTCAATGCGTTTTTGAAAAAACCATCTGCCGGTGCTGTAATCACCGAGACATATTCACAAAAGGGCAATAGCATGTTATGCAAACCCTGGGTTAAAACAGATATTATGTCGGATAAATTTTATGAAGACCTGCTGATGGGAAGATTTCCATTCGGAACTTGTGCGGCGTTGATTCGCAGTAATATTGCAAAGCAATTCATATTTCCGTCAGGTATATCAAACGGGGAGGATGTTGTTTATTTTTTAAAAATATTTTTTAGTGCACCTGTTTATTATTTAAAAGAACCGACTGCTGTTACGCTATGGCACGGCGACAGCCTCCGGCATAATATCGAAGAACTGAAAAGACAGGGGGTTAGCCTTGCACAGGCTATCTTTGATGACCCCTTTTATGGTGCAGCAATCGAGCATCTCAGAAAGGATTTCACTGCTAACAGACATTTGGAACTTTTTAGAAAACTTTATCTAAACAATGAAAAGAAGATTGCCAGAGGGCATTACAGGAAAGCCATTTCTCTTAAACCCGACCGTATTTTGAAGATAGACTATCTGATAAAATTTATTAAGGCTTGCTTTTAG
- a CDS encoding ATP-binding protein has translation MEPETLNKQSFLSPDSGTYSDISINNNKCRRCFYCIQICPAKAIRVEKNSIKIIPERCILCGSCVTACPRQALDYKSGLGHVVKLLTDNEKTIACLDPAFPADLNMCTPGQLATTLKKIGFTEVWEGAFGAELISRAYKKLLSEETGKPVISSFCPVIVFYIQKYLPQLIPNIAPIVSPMIAIGRVARAIKGTDWKIIYITPCMAQVREMNAPEVAGVIDEVITFRDIRRLISSKGIDCEQQEETGADGPKPYLGRTISVTPGLYRTIDVNYDTLMDDISVIYGPKRVIGALNQLATDYIEAKFLDFVYCFGCVNGPFVDSDLSVLGRRQVVVRYAKAKISGQDIGNINAELDLYKNVDLSRRFDNMEQKLPVPTEEQIMTILKKIGKTPPNHNLDCRACGHESCRDKAIAVAQGIAETEYCLHYLLEQSKKIYQQLKKSHKQLQQSHQELEQAHAQLIKTEKFAALGQLAAGVAHEINNPLGTITIYSHLLLKSLEEEDPRKDDVALIISEANRAKEIVQGLLSFARETKLRESEMNVNDLLEDVLALIGNQSLFYNIKIEKSFYQDIPTITADETKLKQVFLNIILNAAQAMEGNGKLTISTTTDKRQIKIKIQDTGPGIPPENMDKLFSPFFTTKEKGTGLGLAISYGIIERHKGKIDVYSELGRGSTFTIILPITKCEDIV, from the coding sequence ATGGAACCTGAAACGTTAAATAAACAGAGCTTTCTGTCTCCCGATAGCGGAACTTACAGCGATATAAGCATAAATAACAATAAATGCCGCAGGTGCTTTTACTGTATACAGATATGTCCTGCAAAAGCCATCAGAGTAGAAAAAAACAGCATTAAAATTATTCCTGAACGGTGCATTCTGTGCGGCAGCTGCGTAACAGCATGTCCCCGGCAGGCATTGGATTATAAAAGCGGTCTTGGCCATGTGGTCAAACTGCTAACAGACAACGAAAAGACAATAGCCTGCCTTGATCCGGCTTTTCCGGCGGACCTTAATATGTGCACTCCCGGACAACTTGCTACAACTTTGAAAAAGATAGGTTTTACAGAGGTCTGGGAGGGCGCCTTTGGTGCTGAATTGATATCCCGGGCTTACAAAAAACTGCTTTCCGAAGAAACCGGCAAACCTGTAATCTCCTCCTTTTGTCCTGTAATTGTCTTTTACATACAAAAATACCTTCCACAACTGATTCCTAACATAGCGCCTATCGTGTCTCCAATGATTGCCATAGGCAGGGTTGCCCGTGCAATAAAAGGGACAGACTGGAAAATTATCTATATAACGCCCTGCATGGCTCAGGTAAGGGAGATGAATGCCCCGGAGGTAGCCGGAGTTATTGACGAAGTTATTACCTTCCGCGATATAAGACGATTGATTAGCAGTAAGGGTATTGATTGTGAGCAGCAAGAGGAGACCGGGGCTGATGGTCCAAAACCCTATCTCGGAAGGACAATTTCTGTAACACCGGGACTTTACAGGACCATTGACGTAAACTATGATACTCTGATGGACGATATAAGCGTTATCTATGGACCAAAACGTGTCATAGGTGCATTAAATCAGTTGGCGACAGATTATATTGAGGCAAAATTTCTCGATTTTGTTTACTGTTTCGGCTGTGTGAATGGACCTTTTGTCGATAGCGATTTGTCTGTACTCGGAAGGCGGCAGGTAGTTGTACGGTACGCAAAAGCCAAAATAAGCGGCCAGGATATTGGGAATATTAATGCCGAACTTGATTTATATAAAAATGTTGATTTGAGCAGGCGATTCGACAATATGGAACAAAAATTACCGGTGCCGACAGAAGAACAGATAATGACAATACTTAAAAAGATCGGCAAAACCCCGCCTAACCATAATCTTGATTGCAGAGCGTGCGGACATGAAAGCTGCCGCGATAAGGCAATTGCAGTAGCTCAGGGAATTGCTGAGACAGAATATTGCCTGCACTACCTTCTTGAACAGAGTAAAAAAATATATCAGCAATTAAAAAAATCTCATAAGCAGTTACAGCAGTCGCATCAGGAACTGGAACAGGCGCATGCACAACTCATAAAAACGGAAAAATTTGCTGCCCTGGGGCAGCTTGCAGCAGGCGTTGCCCATGAAATCAACAATCCGCTTGGAACAATTACTATTTATTCCCATCTTTTGTTGAAAAGTCTGGAAGAAGAAGATCCAAGAAAAGATGATGTAGCATTGATCATAAGCGAAGCAAACCGTGCTAAAGAGATTGTTCAGGGACTTTTGAGTTTTGCAAGGGAAACAAAGCTCCGGGAGTCCGAGATGAACGTGAATGACCTGCTTGAAGATGTCCTCGCCCTTATCGGCAATCAGTCTTTGTTTTATAACATCAAGATTGAAAAATCCTTTTATCAGGACATTCCTACAATCACTGCCGACGAGACTAAACTTAAACAGGTTTTTTTAAATATTATTTTAAATGCCGCTCAAGCTATGGAGGGGAACGGAAAACTTACAATCAGCACAACTACGGATAAAAGGCAGATCAAAATCAAGATTCAGGATACAGGCCCAGGTATTCCCCCTGAAAATATGGACAAACTCTTTTCCCCGTTTTTTACTACAAAAGAAAAGGGGACGGGGCTTGGACTTGCCATCTCTTACGGGATAATTGAGCGGCATAAAGGGAAGATTGATGTTTATTCAGAGCTTGGAAGAGGAAGCACCTTTACCATAATCCTCCCGATAACAAAATGCGAAGATATAGTATAA
- a CDS encoding response regulator, whose protein sequence is MAKKPKILLVDNDVDFIDLNKAVLENSGFEVAVAFAGREVMDKVRFEQPELIVLDLMMEKHDTGFGVAKALKADPVYRDIPILMLTAVLGETGMDFNQDLDGYWMKTDAYASKPLTPEELINKINELLARSKADK, encoded by the coding sequence ATGGCTAAAAAACCAAAAATATTGCTTGTTGACAACGATGTGGATTTTATCGACCTGAATAAAGCTGTTCTCGAAAACAGCGGATTCGAGGTAGCAGTGGCATTTGCAGGCCGGGAAGTAATGGACAAGGTAAGATTTGAGCAGCCGGAATTAATAGTACTTGATCTGATGATGGAGAAACATGACACCGGTTTTGGTGTTGCAAAAGCACTGAAGGCTGATCCTGTATATAGAGATATCCCCATATTAATGCTCACAGCAGTTCTTGGCGAAACCGGTATGGATTTTAACCAGGATCTTGACGGCTATTGGATGAAGACTGATGCCTATGCAAGTAAACCGCTTACACCTGAAGAATTGATAAATAAGATAAATGAGTTACTTGCAAGGTCAAAAGCAGACAAATAA
- a CDS encoding response regulator: MDDKVTILVVDDEKGIREGCRRILTGEGFAVNVATNGKEGLEMVKARIYDLMLVDLMMPGMGGLEMMEQVSQIDPEIIMIVITGFATIETAVDAMKRGAYDYIPKPFTPDQLLAFVNRGLEKRRLSIQTKLLMEERDQKLLEVANERSKLHTIVNSIADGILVINREKQLVLFNPAAIKMLALSRKLETGKDINDLILNKDLIHIIEKGFSSESSQYTILSEEIELPSPINKTLMVNVSRVRDEAGQDFGVVSTLRDITSLKEINQIKSQFVAMVTHELRAPLAAIEGYLSAYLSQAAGSDPQMYNQMMGRAKQRAHSLLELIDDLLQYSRLEVKSIARKKEHLDISEIIIGTVDLLKVQGTAKNLKFEMDIPEHLPLIEADRTEMEQLFTNLVSNAIKYNVKNGKVMINVRPDGNFLHIAVADTGIGIDEENLPCIFDEFYRVCGPETRYVTGTGLGLSIVKKIVESHFGHITIDSKIGKGTAFTVMLPIQHIKESK; encoded by the coding sequence ATGGATGACAAGGTAACGATTTTAGTCGTTGATGATGAGAAGGGTATCCGCGAGGGCTGCCGGAGAATCCTTACGGGCGAAGGTTTTGCCGTTAATGTGGCAACTAACGGTAAAGAAGGCCTGGAAATGGTAAAGGCTAGAATCTATGATCTTATGCTTGTTGATTTGATGATGCCCGGCATGGGCGGTCTGGAGATGATGGAGCAGGTAAGCCAGATTGATCCTGAAATCATCATGATTGTTATTACCGGTTTTGCCACTATTGAAACTGCCGTTGATGCCATGAAACGCGGCGCCTACGACTATATTCCGAAACCGTTTACGCCTGATCAGCTGCTTGCTTTTGTAAACAGAGGTCTGGAGAAACGCCGCCTGAGCATACAAACAAAGCTGCTTATGGAAGAAAGAGATCAGAAACTGCTCGAAGTCGCAAATGAGCGTTCAAAACTCCACACGATAGTAAACTCCATTGCCGACGGCATACTGGTGATCAACAGAGAGAAGCAGCTTGTACTGTTTAATCCTGCTGCAATAAAGATGCTTGCATTAAGCAGAAAGCTTGAAACTGGTAAGGATATTAACGACCTCATACTGAACAAGGATTTAATCCATATTATTGAAAAAGGATTCAGTTCTGAATCATCCCAATATACAATATTGTCGGAAGAAATAGAACTGCCGTCCCCCATAAACAAGACGCTGATGGTAAATGTTTCAAGAGTGAGAGATGAGGCAGGTCAGGACTTCGGGGTTGTCAGCACTTTACGTGATATAACAAGCTTGAAAGAAATAAATCAGATAAAATCCCAGTTTGTAGCAATGGTAACTCATGAATTACGTGCCCCGCTTGCCGCTATTGAAGGATATCTTTCAGCATATTTAAGCCAGGCAGCAGGAAGCGACCCGCAGATGTACAACCAGATGATGGGGCGGGCAAAACAACGTGCTCATTCATTGCTGGAGCTTATTGATGACCTTTTGCAGTATAGCCGCCTTGAGGTAAAATCTATTGCAAGGAAAAAGGAACATCTCGATATTTCTGAAATTATTATTGGCACTGTTGATTTGCTTAAAGTACAGGGTACGGCAAAAAATCTTAAGTTCGAAATGGATATACCCGAGCATTTACCTCTTATCGAGGCAGACCGGACTGAGATGGAACAACTGTTCACTAATCTCGTTTCTAACGCAATTAAATACAATGTTAAGAACGGAAAGGTAATGATAAATGTAAGGCCGGACGGCAATTTTTTGCATATTGCAGTAGCTGATACAGGAATAGGGATCGACGAGGAGAACCTACCCTGTATTTTTGATGAGTTTTATCGCGTATGCGGACCTGAAACGAGGTACGTAACGGGCACCGGCCTCGGATTGTCTATAGTAAAAAAGATTGTTGAATCACACTTCGGCCATATTACAATAGACAGCAAGATAGGCAAGGGTACGGCATTTACCGTTATGTTGCCGATTCAACATATTAAGGAATCAAAATAA
- a CDS encoding bifunctional dihydroorotate dehydrogenase B NAD binding subunit/NADPH-dependent glutamate synthase, translated as MANEPKLNEIVEKRTLAPSIVLFKLYVPDIVDKARPGQFVVLRVDDYAERIPLTIADFDRATGLLTVIFQAVGSSTQKMEKYEQGQTILDVVGPLGKPSHIEKFGTVVCVGGGVGVAPVYPIAKALFEKGNKVINIIGARTKEMLILEEEMKAISSELYVTTDDGTYGHHGFVTDVLKKLIAEKGKIDLVIGIGPVIMMKAVCDVTRPHNLKTVVSLNTIMVDGTGMCGCCRATIGGETKFVCVDGPEFDGHQVEFSELMLRGKMYNREERRAMWDHKCKLEEKEKALKKSKKREPMPEQNPKVRMQNFNEVALGYARENALREAARCLNCKNMPCVEGCPVNVKIPEFIKKIKDGDFMGAIHTIKETNSLPAVCGRVCPQETQCEEKCILGKKGQPIAIGRLERFAADYELSQGDVRAPEPEKPTGKKVAVVGAGPAGLTVAGELAKKGHEVTVFEALHKAGGVLVYGIPEFRLPKAIVQREVDYVGKLGAKIKVDMIIGQTTTVDELFAKGYDAIFVGTGAGLPYFMEVPGENLNGVYSANEFLTRANLMKAYLFPEYDTPVRVGSKVAVIGGGNVAMDGARISKRMGADDVYLIYRRSRAEMPARAEEAHHAEEEGIDFRLLTAPIRVIGDENGWVKGIECVKMELGEPDASGRRRPVEIKGSEHIIDVDVIIVAIGQGPNPILTSTTKDLKLRKTGNIEADPETGKTSKKGVFAGGDIVTGAATVILAMGAGRKAAAAMDEYLKTGQW; from the coding sequence ATGGCAAATGAACCAAAACTAAATGAAATTGTTGAAAAACGGACATTGGCGCCCTCAATCGTGCTTTTTAAGCTCTATGTGCCTGATATTGTTGACAAGGCCAGACCGGGGCAATTCGTGGTCTTAAGAGTAGACGATTACGCAGAGCGTATACCATTAACCATAGCCGATTTTGACCGGGCAACAGGTTTGCTTACGGTTATATTCCAGGCAGTCGGCTCTTCAACGCAAAAAATGGAAAAGTATGAACAGGGACAGACAATTCTTGATGTAGTAGGACCATTGGGAAAACCAAGTCACATTGAGAAGTTTGGAACAGTTGTCTGCGTGGGCGGCGGCGTCGGCGTTGCTCCTGTATATCCGATTGCAAAAGCCCTCTTTGAAAAAGGGAATAAAGTTATCAACATTATAGGCGCGCGTACAAAAGAGATGCTGATCCTTGAAGAAGAAATGAAGGCGATAAGCAGCGAATTATACGTGACAACAGATGATGGAACATACGGTCATCATGGATTCGTTACAGATGTGCTGAAAAAACTCATCGCAGAGAAAGGAAAGATTGATCTTGTAATAGGCATTGGACCGGTTATCATGATGAAAGCGGTATGTGACGTAACCCGTCCTCACAATTTAAAAACTGTCGTAAGCCTGAATACAATTATGGTTGACGGTACCGGTATGTGCGGTTGCTGCCGCGCCACTATTGGCGGGGAAACAAAGTTTGTCTGCGTTGACGGCCCTGAATTCGACGGCCACCAGGTTGAATTCAGCGAACTGATGCTCCGTGGAAAGATGTATAACAGGGAAGAGCGCCGTGCTATGTGGGATCACAAATGTAAGCTCGAGGAAAAAGAAAAGGCATTGAAAAAATCAAAGAAGCGTGAACCCATGCCTGAGCAGAATCCGAAGGTCAGGATGCAGAACTTTAATGAAGTCGCCCTTGGATATGCCAGAGAAAACGCGCTCCGTGAGGCAGCACGCTGTCTGAACTGCAAGAATATGCCCTGTGTTGAAGGATGTCCTGTTAATGTTAAAATACCCGAATTTATAAAAAAGATTAAGGATGGCGATTTTATGGGCGCAATCCATACGATAAAAGAAACCAACAGTCTACCGGCTGTGTGTGGACGCGTCTGCCCGCAGGAAACACAATGCGAAGAAAAATGTATACTTGGTAAAAAAGGTCAACCTATTGCCATAGGCCGGCTTGAGCGTTTTGCCGCTGACTATGAACTCAGTCAGGGCGATGTCCGTGCACCTGAGCCTGAAAAACCGACAGGCAAAAAGGTTGCCGTAGTCGGCGCAGGGCCTGCAGGATTGACTGTTGCCGGTGAGCTTGCGAAAAAGGGCCATGAGGTAACAGTCTTTGAGGCGCTCCATAAGGCCGGTGGCGTTCTTGTTTATGGAATTCCAGAATTTCGTCTCCCAAAGGCAATAGTCCAGAGGGAAGTGGATTATGTAGGAAAACTCGGGGCAAAAATAAAAGTTGATATGATTATAGGTCAGACCACAACAGTTGACGAGCTTTTTGCAAAGGGTTATGATGCGATTTTTGTCGGCACCGGCGCAGGCTTGCCTTATTTCATGGAAGTACCGGGTGAAAACTTAAACGGTGTATATTCAGCCAATGAATTTCTTACCCGCGCCAACTTAATGAAGGCATACCTTTTCCCTGAATATGATACACCGGTAAGGGTTGGAAGCAAGGTGGCCGTTATCGGCGGCGGTAATGTGGCAATGGACGGAGCAAGGATTTCAAAGAGAATGGGGGCTGACGATGTTTACCTTATTTATCGCCGCTCACGTGCAGAGATGCCGGCAAGAGCAGAAGAGGCGCACCATGCAGAAGAAGAAGGTATTGATTTCAGACTGCTCACCGCTCCTATCAGGGTTATAGGCGATGAGAACGGATGGGTCAAAGGCATCGAATGTGTGAAGATGGAACTCGGTGAACCTGATGCATCAGGCAGGAGAAGACCTGTTGAGATTAAAGGCTCCGAGCATATCATTGATGTGGATGTAATTATTGTGGCAATAGGACAGGGTCCTAACCCGATATTGACATCAACAACAAAAGATTTGAAACTGCGTAAAACAGGAAACATAGAAGCTGATCCGGAAACAGGCAAAACCAGTAAGAAGGGCGTATTTGCCGGCGGCGACATTGTAACCGGCGCCGCAACAGTTATCCTTGCAATGGGTGCAGGCAGAAAGGCAGCAGCAGCAATGGACGAATATCTAAAAACCGGACAATGGTAG